In the Streptomyces sp. 840.1 genome, one interval contains:
- a CDS encoding beta-ketoacyl synthase N-terminal-like domain-containing protein, with product MSTDKSLRTVVTGIGVVAPNGTSTEAFWKRTQEGMSVLGRVTREGCEELPLRVAGEVRGFDPVSLIEERYLVQTDRFTHFAMAAADMALDDARLGRADYEDKPFSVGVVTAAGSGGGEFGQRELQRLWGQGSKYVGPYQSIAWFYAASTGQISIRGGFKGPCAVVASDEAGGLDALAHAARSVRRGTDAVVVGAAEAPLAPYSVVCQLGYRDLSACEDPTRAYRPFTSDACGFVPAEGGAMFVVEEENAARERGARVRAEIAGHAATFTTAMRWEESREGLAHAIEGALREAGCAPEEIDVVFADALGVPAADRAEALALADALGAHGGRVPVTAPKTGTGRAYCGAPVLDAAAAVLAMENGLVPPTPNVFEVCHDLDLVTGRARPAELRTALVLSRGLMGSNAAMVLRRPAGRGA from the coding sequence ATGAGTACCGACAAGTCCCTGCGCACCGTCGTGACCGGCATCGGCGTCGTCGCCCCCAACGGCACGAGCACCGAAGCCTTCTGGAAGCGGACGCAGGAGGGTATGAGCGTCCTGGGCCGGGTCACCCGCGAAGGGTGCGAGGAGCTCCCGCTCCGTGTGGCCGGCGAGGTCCGGGGCTTCGACCCGGTCAGCCTCATCGAGGAGCGCTACCTCGTCCAGACCGACCGGTTCACGCACTTCGCGATGGCCGCGGCGGACATGGCCCTGGACGACGCCCGGCTGGGGCGCGCCGACTACGAGGACAAGCCGTTCAGCGTGGGCGTGGTGACGGCTGCCGGGTCCGGCGGCGGCGAGTTCGGCCAGCGCGAGCTGCAACGGCTGTGGGGCCAGGGCTCCAAGTACGTCGGCCCCTACCAGTCCATCGCCTGGTTCTACGCCGCGAGCACCGGCCAGATCTCCATCCGGGGCGGCTTCAAGGGGCCGTGTGCGGTGGTGGCCAGCGACGAGGCCGGCGGCCTGGACGCCCTGGCCCACGCCGCCAGGTCCGTCCGGCGCGGCACCGACGCGGTGGTGGTCGGCGCGGCGGAGGCACCGCTCGCGCCGTACTCCGTCGTCTGCCAGCTCGGCTACCGGGACCTGAGCGCGTGCGAGGACCCGACCCGGGCCTACCGCCCGTTCACCTCGGACGCCTGCGGATTCGTGCCCGCCGAGGGCGGCGCGATGTTCGTGGTCGAGGAGGAGAACGCCGCCCGGGAGCGCGGTGCCCGGGTCAGGGCCGAGATCGCCGGTCACGCCGCCACCTTCACCACCGCGATGCGCTGGGAGGAGTCCCGCGAGGGCCTCGCCCACGCCATCGAGGGGGCGCTGCGGGAGGCCGGCTGCGCGCCCGAGGAGATCGACGTGGTCTTCGCGGACGCCCTCGGGGTCCCGGCCGCCGACCGGGCCGAGGCGCTGGCACTGGCCGACGCGCTCGGCGCGCACGGCGGGCGGGTGCCGGTGACGGCGCCCAAGACCGGCACCGGGCGGGCGTACTGCGGTGCCCCCGTGCTGGACGCGGCCGCCGCCGTACTCGCCATGGAGAACGGCCTGGTCCCGCCCACGCCCAACGTGTTCGAGGTGTGCCACGACCTCGACCTCGTCACCGGACGGGCCCGTCCCGCGGAACTGCGGACCGCGCTCGTGCTCAGCCGCGGCCTCATGGGCTCCAACGCGGCGATGGTGCTGCGCCGGCCCGCCGGCCGCGGCGCGTGA
- a CDS encoding acyl carrier protein: MTDRLTYDELAVLMKKGAGLTVDPREMENRSGAAFDEFGLDSLGLLGIVGVLENRHGQPLPADADRCKTPREFLDLVNNSLMTGA; this comes from the coding sequence ATGACCGACCGACTGACCTACGACGAACTCGCCGTCCTGATGAAGAAGGGCGCCGGACTGACCGTCGACCCCCGGGAGATGGAGAACCGCTCCGGCGCCGCCTTCGACGAGTTCGGCCTCGACTCCCTGGGCCTGCTCGGCATCGTCGGCGTGCTGGAGAACCGGCACGGACAGCCGCTGCCGGCCGACGCCGACCGGTGCAAGACGCCCCGCGAGTTCCTCGACCTCGTCAACAACAGCCTCATGACAGGAGCCTGA
- a CDS encoding SRPBCC family protein translates to MSGHTENEIVIAAPLDLVWDMTNDLANWPDLFSEYAAVEIIERDGERTTFRLTMHPDDNDKVWSWVSERTTDRRGRKVRARRVEPGPFQHMDIHWEYSEVPGGTRMHWAQDFAMRPDAPVDDAWMTDNINRNSRVQMELIRDKIEQRDRERRSASVTAG, encoded by the coding sequence GTGTCCGGACACACCGAGAACGAGATCGTCATCGCCGCCCCCCTGGACCTCGTCTGGGACATGACGAACGACCTCGCGAACTGGCCCGACCTGTTCAGCGAGTACGCCGCAGTCGAGATCATCGAGCGCGACGGCGAGCGGACCACCTTCCGCCTGACCATGCACCCCGACGACAACGACAAGGTGTGGAGCTGGGTCTCCGAGCGCACCACCGACCGGCGCGGGCGCAAGGTCCGGGCCCGTCGCGTGGAGCCCGGCCCGTTCCAGCACATGGACATCCACTGGGAGTACTCCGAGGTCCCCGGCGGAACCCGCATGCACTGGGCGCAGGACTTCGCGATGCGCCCGGACGCCCCGGTCGACGACGCGTGGATGACCGACAACATCAACCGCAACTCGCGCGTCCAGATGGAGCTCATCCGGGACAAGATCGAGCAGCGCGACCGTGAGCGCCGTTCGGCGTCCGTCACGGCCGGCTGA
- a CDS encoding TcmI family type II polyketide cyclase gives MHHALIVARMAPGSAPDIAELFAASDSSELPHLVGVTRRKLFQFGDVYLHMIESERPPGPEIAKVTEHPAFKDISDRLTAFVSPYDPQTWRGPKDAMAHEFYRWESGASA, from the coding sequence ATGCACCACGCACTGATCGTCGCCCGGATGGCACCGGGGTCGGCGCCGGACATCGCCGAACTCTTCGCCGCCTCCGACAGCAGCGAGCTGCCGCACCTGGTCGGCGTCACCCGGCGCAAGCTCTTCCAGTTCGGCGACGTCTACCTGCACATGATCGAGTCCGAGCGGCCGCCCGGCCCGGAGATCGCCAAGGTGACCGAGCACCCGGCGTTCAAGGACATCAGCGACCGGCTCACCGCCTTCGTCAGCCCGTACGACCCGCAGACCTGGCGGGGCCCCAAGGACGCGATGGCCCACGAGTTCTACCGCTGGGAGAGCGGCGCCTCCGCCTGA
- a CDS encoding methyltransferase, with amino-acid sequence MTTVSTTPTPATAPDPPSAAPQPAMRLREIVFGAACAAAVRAACRLGVADALGETPATAAELAAAVKTEPAPMERLLRALSCYGVFTETPDGTFAHTEMSRLLREDDPNSLRYISLWCTEPWTWEVWPRLDDAVRSGRNVFEDVHGKEFFDYLHQNAHESAQVFNRAMTTSSVQSALDVAALLDLTGVSVVADIGGGQGHVLASLLEKHPSVSGTLMDLPGVVARADERLRDGGQLAGRAAIVAGDCREGIPVAADLYIIKNILEWDDDSTRRALRSVVAAARPGARVVVIENLVDDTPSMRFTTAMDLLLLLNVGGAKHTRQSLVDRLSDAGLLIGEIRQVNPYLHAFECVVPD; translated from the coding sequence ATGACCACCGTGAGTACCACCCCCACCCCCGCCACCGCTCCCGACCCGCCCTCGGCCGCCCCGCAGCCCGCGATGCGACTGCGCGAGATCGTGTTCGGTGCCGCCTGCGCCGCCGCGGTGCGTGCCGCCTGCCGGCTCGGTGTCGCCGACGCGCTGGGCGAGACGCCGGCCACCGCGGCCGAGCTGGCCGCGGCGGTGAAGACCGAGCCGGCACCGATGGAGCGCCTGCTGCGCGCCCTGTCCTGCTACGGCGTCTTCACCGAGACCCCGGACGGCACGTTCGCCCACACCGAGATGTCACGGCTGCTGCGCGAGGACGACCCGAACAGCCTCCGCTACATCTCGCTCTGGTGCACCGAGCCCTGGACCTGGGAGGTCTGGCCGCGCCTGGACGACGCGGTGCGCTCGGGGCGCAATGTCTTCGAGGACGTGCACGGCAAGGAGTTCTTCGACTACCTCCACCAGAACGCCCACGAGTCGGCCCAAGTGTTCAACCGGGCCATGACCACGTCCAGCGTGCAGTCCGCGCTGGACGTCGCGGCCCTCCTCGACCTCACCGGGGTGTCCGTGGTCGCCGACATCGGCGGCGGCCAGGGGCACGTACTGGCGAGCCTGCTGGAGAAGCACCCCTCGGTGAGCGGCACCCTGATGGATCTGCCCGGTGTGGTGGCACGGGCCGACGAACGCCTGCGGGACGGCGGTCAGCTGGCCGGCCGGGCGGCCATCGTGGCCGGGGACTGCCGTGAGGGCATCCCGGTGGCGGCCGACCTCTACATCATCAAGAACATCCTGGAGTGGGACGACGACAGCACCCGCCGGGCGTTGCGCAGCGTCGTCGCGGCGGCGCGTCCCGGGGCCCGGGTCGTCGTCATCGAGAACCTCGTGGACGACACGCCGTCGATGCGGTTCACCACCGCCATGGACCTGCTTCTCCTGCTGAACGTCGGCGGTGCCAAGCACACCCGGCAGAGTCTGGTGGACCGGCTGTCCGATGCGGGTCTGCTCATCGGGGAGATCCGGCAGGTCAACCCCTACCTCCACGCCTTCGAATGCGTGGTCCCGGACTGA
- a CDS encoding nitrous oxide reductase family maturation protein NosD yields the protein MRKRHFTCLVSIAAVSAAGLGAAVPTASAAAAGGRVVYPGQSIQAAVDAARPGDTIVVRPGTYRESVLISTPGLTLRGSGDRTVIVPGTGRAQPDNACAKAGNGVCVLGTAQHTVDGVSVRSLAVTGFARNGVWASWTDRLEVRDVAARSNGTWGIAEQRSTRSDLRDNTARANGDAGIFVANSVDEEGGATDTRGTRVRGNTLTDNRIGFTARRVRNLLVHDNTLTANCTGVFVVGDEGTPKAGAMTIRSNRITGNNKFCAATDRLPALQGSGIVLTGTETTQVRSNVIRDNVGATPLSGGVVLFKSFVGAKNTDNTITGNVVTGNRPADLANEDTGTGNDFTGNVCTTSAPAGMC from the coding sequence ATGAGGAAACGACACTTCACATGCCTCGTGAGCATCGCAGCCGTCTCGGCCGCCGGACTGGGCGCGGCCGTGCCGACGGCCTCGGCCGCTGCGGCCGGCGGCCGTGTGGTGTATCCGGGCCAGTCGATCCAGGCCGCCGTGGACGCCGCACGGCCGGGTGACACCATCGTCGTCCGGCCAGGCACCTACCGCGAGAGCGTGCTGATCAGCACGCCGGGCCTGACCCTGCGCGGCTCCGGGGACCGTACGGTCATCGTGCCGGGCACCGGGCGCGCGCAGCCGGACAACGCGTGCGCGAAGGCCGGCAACGGCGTCTGCGTCCTGGGCACGGCCCAGCACACCGTGGACGGCGTGTCCGTCCGGTCCCTCGCGGTCACCGGGTTCGCCAGGAACGGCGTCTGGGCGTCCTGGACGGACCGGCTGGAGGTCCGGGACGTGGCCGCCCGGTCCAACGGCACCTGGGGCATCGCCGAGCAGCGCTCCACCCGCTCCGACCTCCGTGACAACACCGCCCGCGCCAACGGCGACGCGGGCATCTTCGTCGCCAACAGCGTCGACGAGGAGGGCGGCGCGACCGACACCCGGGGCACCCGTGTCCGGGGCAACACACTCACCGACAACCGGATCGGGTTCACCGCACGCCGCGTGCGGAACCTGCTCGTCCACGACAACACCCTCACCGCCAACTGCACCGGCGTGTTCGTCGTCGGCGACGAGGGAACGCCGAAGGCCGGCGCCATGACCATCCGGTCCAACCGGATCACCGGGAACAACAAGTTCTGCGCCGCCACCGACCGGCTGCCCGCGCTCCAGGGCTCCGGCATCGTCCTCACCGGCACCGAGACCACCCAGGTGCGCTCCAACGTGATCCGGGACAACGTGGGTGCCACACCGCTCTCGGGCGGCGTCGTGCTGTTCAAGAGCTTCGTCGGAGCGAAGAACACCGACAACACCATCACCGGCAACGTGGTCACGGGCAACCGGCCGGCCGACCTGGCCAACGAGGACACCGGCACGGGCAACGACTTCACCGGCAATGTCTGCACGACGTCCGCACCGGCCGGAATGTGCTGA
- a CDS encoding acyl-CoA synthetase, whose product MEYNLADLFESVVDAVPEREALVYLDHPGTGAERRLTYAELDAAANRVAHHLTEAGIAPGEHLGLHLYNGVEYLQTVLACLKARIVPVNVNYRYVEEELVYLYRDADLAALVFDAEFDERVAAAAPQAPELRHLIRVGASEQGVAGPDAVAFAAAEAEGDPGRGFAPRSPDDQFIIYTGGTTGMPKGVMWRQEDLFFSGLGGGAPTGEAVKTPQELAERVAAGGEGITFFPTPPLMHGTSTLTAFIGFNFGQRVVLHRKFVPHEVLRTIEREKVTSVSLVGDAMLRPLIDALKGPLKGTDCSSMFSVSSSGAVMSDSVRAEFQALVPNVMLLNNFGSSESGFNGTATADSGPKNGFRLRMNSRTAVVDPATFELAAPGVPGRIAQRGHVPLGYYNDPRKTAETFFRKGEERWVLLGDMATVDAEGIVTVLGRGSQCINTGGEKVYPEEVEQALKAHPDVYDALVAGAPDARWGSQVAAVVQLREGADTPSLDDVQAHCRTRLAGYKIPRHLVIAPQIRRSPSGKADYRWARSVVAPAGPAEA is encoded by the coding sequence GTGGAGTACAACCTTGCCGACCTGTTCGAATCGGTCGTGGACGCTGTCCCGGAACGCGAGGCGCTCGTCTACCTCGACCACCCGGGGACGGGCGCCGAGCGCCGGCTCACCTACGCGGAGCTCGACGCGGCGGCGAACCGCGTCGCCCATCATCTGACCGAGGCCGGCATCGCCCCCGGCGAGCACCTGGGGCTGCACCTGTACAACGGCGTCGAGTACCTCCAGACGGTCCTGGCCTGCCTGAAGGCCCGCATCGTCCCGGTCAACGTCAACTACCGCTACGTGGAGGAGGAACTGGTCTACCTCTACCGGGACGCGGACCTGGCGGCACTCGTCTTCGACGCCGAGTTCGACGAGCGCGTCGCGGCGGCCGCGCCGCAGGCGCCCGAGCTCCGCCATCTCATCCGGGTGGGAGCGTCCGAACAGGGGGTCGCGGGTCCGGACGCCGTCGCCTTCGCGGCGGCCGAGGCCGAGGGGGATCCGGGGCGCGGCTTCGCCCCCCGCTCGCCCGACGACCAGTTCATCATCTACACGGGCGGCACCACGGGCATGCCCAAGGGCGTGATGTGGCGCCAGGAGGACCTCTTCTTCTCCGGCCTCGGCGGCGGCGCGCCGACCGGTGAGGCGGTGAAGACCCCGCAGGAGCTGGCCGAGCGGGTCGCGGCGGGCGGGGAGGGCATCACCTTCTTCCCCACTCCCCCGCTGATGCACGGCACCTCGACGCTCACGGCGTTCATCGGCTTCAACTTCGGGCAGCGGGTCGTGCTGCACCGCAAGTTCGTGCCGCACGAGGTCCTTCGCACGATCGAGCGGGAGAAGGTCACCAGCGTGTCGCTGGTCGGCGACGCGATGCTGCGGCCGCTGATCGACGCCCTGAAGGGACCCCTGAAGGGCACCGACTGCTCGTCGATGTTCTCCGTCTCCAGCTCGGGCGCCGTGATGTCCGACTCGGTGCGGGCGGAGTTCCAGGCACTGGTGCCCAACGTGATGCTGCTGAACAACTTCGGCTCGTCGGAGTCCGGCTTCAACGGCACCGCGACGGCCGACTCCGGGCCGAAGAACGGCTTCCGGCTGCGGATGAACTCCCGTACCGCGGTGGTCGATCCGGCAACCTTCGAGCTCGCGGCGCCGGGCGTGCCGGGGCGGATAGCCCAGCGCGGTCACGTACCGCTCGGCTACTACAACGACCCGCGCAAGACGGCCGAGACGTTCTTCCGCAAGGGCGAGGAGCGGTGGGTGCTGCTCGGGGACATGGCCACGGTCGACGCCGAGGGCATCGTGACCGTGCTCGGGCGGGGGTCTCAGTGCATCAACACCGGGGGCGAGAAGGTGTATCCCGAGGAGGTCGAGCAGGCACTCAAGGCCCATCCGGACGTGTACGACGCGCTGGTCGCCGGCGCGCCCGACGCACGCTGGGGCAGCCAGGTCGCCGCCGTGGTGCAGCTGCGCGAAGGCGCCGACACCCCCTCGCTCGACGACGTCCAGGCGCACTGCCGGACCCGGCTGGCCGGCTACAAGATCCCCCGGCACCTGGTGATCGCCCCGCAGATCCGGCGCTCCCCGAGCGGCAAGGCGGACTACCGCTGGGCGCGCTCGGTCGTCGCCCCCGCAGGCCCGGCCGAGGCCTGA
- a CDS encoding crotonase/enoyl-CoA hydratase family protein: MGGTEHLTVQREGATLVLTLNRPEAKNALSLPMLVGLYDGWLAADADDGIRSVVLTGSGGCFCAGMDLKALAGGSMDGEQYRDRMKADPDLHWKAMLRHHRPRKPVIAAVEGHCVAGGTEILQGTDIRIAGESATFGLFEVRRGLFPIGGSTVRLPRQIARTHALEMLLTGRPYDAREAAAIGLIGRVVPDGTALEAALAVAEQINACGPLAVEEVKASVYESAEMTETDGLAAELKRGWPVFATADAKEGARAFAEKRPPVYRRA; the protein is encoded by the coding sequence ATGGGCGGTACGGAACACCTCACCGTGCAGCGCGAAGGCGCCACACTGGTGCTCACCTTGAACAGGCCGGAAGCCAAGAACGCGCTCTCGCTGCCGATGCTGGTCGGCCTGTACGACGGCTGGCTGGCCGCCGACGCGGACGACGGGATCCGCTCCGTCGTCCTCACCGGCTCCGGCGGCTGCTTCTGCGCCGGCATGGACCTCAAGGCCCTCGCGGGCGGCTCCATGGACGGCGAGCAGTACCGGGACCGGATGAAGGCCGATCCCGATCTGCACTGGAAGGCCATGCTGCGTCACCACCGCCCCCGCAAACCGGTCATCGCCGCGGTCGAGGGCCACTGCGTGGCGGGCGGCACCGAGATCCTCCAGGGCACCGACATCCGCATCGCGGGGGAGAGCGCCACCTTCGGCCTCTTCGAGGTCAGGCGCGGGCTCTTCCCCATCGGCGGCTCCACCGTCCGGCTGCCCCGCCAGATCGCCCGGACCCACGCACTGGAGATGCTGCTCACCGGCCGCCCGTACGACGCCCGCGAGGCGGCGGCGATCGGACTGATCGGCCGGGTCGTCCCCGACGGCACCGCGCTGGAAGCGGCCCTCGCGGTCGCCGAACAGATCAACGCCTGCGGCCCGCTCGCCGTCGAAGAGGTCAAGGCGTCGGTGTACGAGAGCGCCGAGATGACCGAGACCGACGGCCTGGCCGCCGAACTCAAGCGCGGCTGGCCGGTCTTCGCCACCGCCGACGCCAAGGAGGGCGCCCGCGCCTTCGCCGAGAAGCGCCCGCCCGTCTACCGGCGGGCCTAG
- a CDS encoding Zn-ribbon domain-containing OB-fold protein, with protein sequence MPDVLSAPLVVEFPFTRSLGPVQSAFLTGLRERTVLGVRTGDGKVLVPPVEYDPVTAEEIHDLVEVAATGAVTTWAWNQHPRRDQPLDTPFAWVLVRLDGADTALLHVLDAPGPEAVRTGMRVRVRWAEGRTGAITDIACFEPFDSEPGETSPHDGKFDEPVTGIVTPARLDYTYSPGRAQSAYLEALADRRVVGERCPSCRKVYVPPRGACPTCGVATDERVEVGPRGTVTTYCVVNIKAKNLDIEVPYVYAHIALDGADLALHARIGGIPYDQVRMGLRVEPVWTEGSRHPDHYRPTGEPDADYDAYKELV encoded by the coding sequence GTGCCCGACGTCCTCAGCGCACCGCTGGTGGTCGAATTCCCCTTCACCCGCTCCCTCGGACCGGTCCAGAGCGCGTTCCTCACCGGACTGCGCGAACGCACCGTGCTGGGTGTGCGGACCGGCGACGGAAAGGTCCTGGTCCCACCCGTCGAGTACGACCCCGTCACCGCGGAGGAGATCCACGACCTGGTCGAGGTCGCCGCCACCGGCGCCGTCACCACCTGGGCCTGGAACCAGCACCCCCGCCGCGACCAGCCCCTGGACACCCCCTTCGCCTGGGTGCTCGTCCGCCTCGACGGAGCCGACACCGCGCTCCTGCACGTCCTGGACGCACCCGGCCCCGAGGCCGTCCGCACCGGCATGCGCGTCCGCGTCCGCTGGGCCGAAGGCCGCACCGGAGCCATCACGGACATCGCCTGCTTCGAGCCGTTCGACAGCGAACCCGGCGAAACCTCCCCGCACGACGGCAAGTTCGACGAGCCCGTCACCGGGATCGTCACCCCCGCCCGCCTCGACTACACCTACTCCCCGGGCCGCGCCCAGAGCGCCTACCTGGAAGCCCTGGCGGACCGGCGGGTCGTCGGCGAGCGCTGCCCGTCCTGCCGCAAGGTGTACGTACCACCGCGCGGCGCCTGCCCCACCTGCGGCGTCGCCACCGACGAACGGGTCGAGGTCGGACCCCGCGGCACGGTCACCACCTACTGCGTCGTCAACATCAAGGCCAAGAACCTCGACATCGAGGTCCCCTACGTCTACGCGCACATCGCCCTGGACGGCGCCGACCTCGCCCTGCACGCACGGATCGGCGGCATCCCCTACGACCAGGTGCGGATGGGCCTGCGCGTCGAACCCGTATGGACCGAGGGAAGCCGCCACCCCGACCACTACCGGCCGACCGGTGAACCGGACGCCGACTACGACGCGTACAAGGAGCTGGTCTAG
- a CDS encoding thiolase domain-containing protein codes for MRDVAIVAFAQTDHLRRTDELSEVEMLMPVLHQVLDATGLRTSGIDFTCSGSSDYLAGRAFSFTMALDGVGAHPPISESHVEMDGAWALYEAWVKIQTGEADTALVYAYGKSSPGQVRDVLTRQLDPYYTAPLWPDSVALAALQAQALIDAGDTDESALTAIATRSRAAAADNPHAQLSGEVPAGDYLVRPLRTGDCPPIGDGAAAVILAAGDTARALCERPAWIRGIDHRIEAHGLGVRELTESPSTRLAAERAGVFERPVDTAELHAPFSSQEVVLRKALGLGDEVSVNPSGGALAANPVMAAGLIRLGEAAARIHRGESDRALAHATSGPCLQQNLVAVLEGESTHA; via the coding sequence ATGCGGGACGTAGCGATCGTCGCCTTCGCGCAGACCGACCATCTGCGCCGCACCGACGAACTCTCCGAAGTCGAGATGCTGATGCCCGTCCTGCACCAGGTCCTCGACGCGACAGGCCTGCGGACCAGCGGCATCGACTTCACCTGCTCCGGCTCCAGCGACTACCTCGCCGGCCGCGCCTTCTCCTTCACCATGGCGCTCGACGGCGTCGGCGCGCACCCGCCGATCTCCGAGTCCCACGTCGAGATGGACGGGGCCTGGGCCCTGTACGAGGCCTGGGTGAAGATCCAGACCGGCGAGGCGGACACCGCACTCGTCTACGCCTACGGCAAGTCCTCGCCCGGCCAGGTGCGCGACGTACTCACCCGCCAGCTCGACCCCTACTACACCGCCCCGCTCTGGCCCGACTCCGTCGCACTCGCCGCCCTCCAGGCCCAGGCGCTCATCGACGCGGGCGACACCGACGAGAGCGCGCTCACGGCCATCGCCACCCGCAGCCGCGCGGCCGCGGCGGACAACCCGCACGCCCAGCTCAGCGGCGAAGTGCCGGCCGGTGACTACCTCGTGCGGCCGCTGCGCACCGGCGACTGCCCGCCCATCGGTGACGGCGCCGCCGCCGTGATCCTCGCCGCCGGCGACACCGCGCGGGCGCTGTGCGAGCGGCCCGCCTGGATCCGCGGCATCGACCACCGCATCGAGGCCCACGGCCTCGGGGTGCGCGAGCTGACCGAGTCACCGTCGACCCGGCTCGCCGCCGAACGCGCCGGGGTCTTCGAACGGCCCGTCGACACCGCCGAGCTGCACGCCCCGTTCAGCTCCCAGGAAGTGGTGCTGCGCAAGGCGCTCGGCCTCGGGGACGAGGTCAGCGTCAACCCGTCCGGCGGCGCGCTCGCCGCCAACCCGGTGATGGCCGCCGGGCTGATCCGCCTCGGTGAGGCCGCCGCCCGCATCCACCGCGGCGAGTCCGACCGGGCGCTCGCCCACGCCACGTCCGGCCCCTGCCTCCAGCAGAACCTGGTCGCCGTCCTCGAAGGGGAGAGCACCCATGCCTAA
- a CDS encoding thiolase domain-containing protein has translation MPKEPVAVVGVGQTKHVAARHDVSLAGLVREAAVAALKDAGLTWADIDAVVIGKAPDFFEGVMMPELYLADALGAVGKPMLRVHTAGSVGGSTALVAANLVAARVHRTVLTLAFEKQSESNAMWGLSLPIPFQQPLLAGAGGFFAPHVRAYMRRTGAPDTVGSLVAYKDRRNALKNPYAHIHDPGITLEKVQSAPMLWDPIRYSETCPSSDGACAMILTDRAGAGRSPHPPAWVHGGAMRSEPTLFAGKDFVSPQAGKDCAADVYRQAGISDPRREIDAVEMYVPFSWYEPMWLENLGFADEGEGWKLTEAGVTELDGDLPVNPSGGVLSTNPIGASGMIRFAEAALQVRGGAGEHQVDGARRALGHAYGGGAQFFSMWLVGAEPPTR, from the coding sequence ATGCCTAAGGAGCCCGTGGCCGTCGTCGGCGTCGGCCAGACCAAGCACGTCGCCGCCCGCCACGACGTCTCGCTCGCCGGACTCGTCCGCGAGGCCGCCGTCGCCGCCCTGAAGGACGCCGGACTGACCTGGGCGGACATCGACGCCGTGGTCATCGGCAAGGCCCCCGACTTCTTCGAGGGCGTGATGATGCCGGAGTTGTACCTGGCCGACGCCCTCGGCGCGGTCGGCAAACCCATGCTCCGGGTCCACACCGCGGGCTCCGTCGGCGGCTCGACGGCCCTCGTCGCCGCCAACCTCGTCGCCGCCCGGGTGCACCGCACCGTTCTCACCCTCGCCTTCGAGAAGCAGTCCGAGTCCAACGCGATGTGGGGCCTCTCGCTGCCCATCCCGTTCCAGCAGCCGCTGCTCGCCGGCGCGGGCGGGTTCTTCGCCCCGCACGTGCGCGCCTACATGCGCCGCACCGGCGCGCCCGACACCGTCGGCTCGCTCGTCGCGTACAAGGACCGGCGCAACGCGCTGAAGAACCCGTACGCGCACATCCACGACCCCGGCATCACCCTGGAGAAGGTCCAGTCGGCGCCGATGCTCTGGGACCCGATCCGCTACTCGGAGACGTGCCCGTCATCCGACGGGGCCTGCGCGATGATCCTCACCGACCGGGCGGGCGCCGGGCGGTCACCGCACCCGCCCGCCTGGGTGCACGGCGGTGCGATGCGCAGCGAACCGACCCTCTTCGCCGGCAAGGACTTCGTCTCGCCGCAGGCCGGCAAGGACTGCGCCGCCGACGTCTACCGGCAGGCCGGGATCAGTGACCCCCGCCGGGAGATCGACGCCGTCGAGATGTACGTCCCGTTCTCCTGGTACGAGCCGATGTGGCTGGAGAACCTCGGCTTCGCGGACGAGGGAGAGGGCTGGAAGCTCACCGAGGCCGGCGTCACCGAACTCGACGGCGACCTGCCGGTGAACCCCTCGGGCGGAGTGCTCTCCACCAATCCCATCGGCGCCTCCGGCATGATCCGCTTCGCCGAGGCGGCCCTCCAGGTACGCGGCGGAGCGGGGGAGCACCAGGTGGACGGCGCCCGCCGGGCGCTCGGCCACGCCTACGGGGGCGGGGCGCAGTTCTTCTCGATGTGGCTGGTCGGAGCCGAACCGCCCACGCGCTGA